In one window of bacterium DNA:
- a CDS encoding MFS transporter — translation MSNDRQPTAPQFLFWACFIALVATSFGFIIRANLIDTWAHQFNLSETQKGEILGVGLWPFAISSVLFSLVIDKIGYGRSMIFAFLCHVSSAFITIFAKDYWALYTGQFIVALGNGVVEAVINPVVATVFSKEKTKWLNILHAGWPGGMVLGGIMMLIMGTSVDWR, via the coding sequence ATGAGCAACGATAGACAGCCAACCGCGCCCCAGTTTCTGTTCTGGGCGTGTTTCATCGCACTGGTAGCTACATCGTTCGGATTTATCATTCGCGCCAATCTGATCGACACCTGGGCGCATCAGTTCAATCTAAGCGAAACCCAAAAAGGGGAAATTCTGGGCGTAGGATTGTGGCCGTTCGCCATCAGCAGTGTGTTGTTCAGCCTGGTGATCGATAAAATCGGCTACGGCCGCTCCATGATCTTTGCGTTTTTGTGTCATGTCTCCTCCGCGTTTATTACCATTTTTGCCAAGGATTACTGGGCGTTGTACACCGGCCAGTTCATCGTGGCCCTGGGCAACGGCGTGGTCGAGGCGGTGATCAATCCGGTGGTGGCCACTGTTTTTTCCAAAGAAAAGACCAAATGGCTGAACATCCTGCATGCCGGCTGGCCGGGCGGCATGGTCCTCGGCGGCATCATGATGCTGATCATGGGGACCTCGGTGGATTGGCG